TCGCGTTGTTGAGCCGCCCCTTGTCCTCGAATTGCGCCTTCTTTTCGCCATTGAAAGCGGTGGCGTCATTCTTGAACTCCATGCGCAGGACATTCGGGTCGCTGGTGGCCCAAAGTCGCTTCGCCTTTCCCTCGTAGAGCGGTTCCATACGGGAGAGGTACGGAGGCACCGCCCGGGGGTCAAGCGGCGGTCTTATTCGCCGCTCGAAAAGTCGGCATTCGTGACCGTATTCTTGCCCCCGGAGTTGCCGGTGGCGCTGTTCGTGGCGAAGGAGGTTTCCTTCAGGCCCTGCTCCAAGGCGAGGCCGGGGCCGAGGTTTTTCTCCAGTTTGTTGTTTTCGAAAGCCAGTCGTTCCGCGGCGAACCGGACGGCCATGCCCCCAAGGAGGTTTTCCCGGCACTGGTTCCCGTGGATCCGGCCGGAGACACCGGCGAACGCGACAATGCCGTATTCCCGGTTGCCGCGAAGGTCGTTGTTCCCCAGCACGACGTTGTCGCCATTGGTGTCCACGAGGATCCCGTTGCCACTGTTGTCGCGGGCCACGCTATTGTGGATCGCTCCGGTGCCACCTTCCCAGAGGTCGAAGCCGTGGCCGAAGTTGCCGGTGGCTTCGCACTCGGAGAGTTCGACGCGGCTTCCGGCACCGCGGACCGCGACGCCATCCCAGCCATTGTTCTCGAAGAGGCAGCGCGTGGCCGAAACGCGGCCGGCCTCCATGACGGCAAGGCCGTGCCCTGCGGAATCCGCGACCCGGCAGTCACTCAGGACGACCTCGGCACCACGGATCAGCAACGCCGAGAAACGGTTCAGGCCGGGATCGAATCCACGATGGCGGAAGGTAATTCCGCTGACCTGGGTGCCGGAGGATTTACGGCCGAAGGTGGCTGCCGTGCTGGTGACTGCCTCCACCTCGACGATCGTCTTGTCGCGGCCGGCACCTTCGAGCGTGATCGCCTTATCCACGATGATCGGGCCGGTCCAAGTTCCTTCGCCGACGGAAATGCGGTCGCGATCCCGGGCTGCGGCGATCGCTTCATTGAGCGTTGAGAAGTCCCCCGGGACCTGCAGGGTCCGGGTATAGGACGTCATCTTTTTGTAGAGCGCGGCGATTTCCGAGTCATCGGGGGCGAGCGCCGTGGCCTCCCGCAGCCACTCCATGGCCTCGCCGTCGAAGGTGCCTTGGTCGCGGCCCTTGGCGGCGGCGAAGAGCTCTTGGGCGCGAGCTTTTTCCCGGGCTTCCTTTTCCCGGCCTGCCCGGATTTCAGAGAGAAGGACATTCCCCTCCGGATCGCCGGGGAATGCGGAGGCGAGCTGGGCCGCCTTTGCTTCCGCATCATCCCAGCGGCGCTTCTGGATGGCGGCGGTGGTGGCCGCCACCAAGGCCTCACGCGCGGCGGTGCTGCGGGATTGCTCGATTTTGTTGAAAAGCTCGGTGACCTCTTTTTGGCCGGGGTAGCGATCCAGCACCTTCTGCGCGGCGGCGGCGGCTTCGTCCAAGCGTCCGGCCTCGAATTCCGCGAGTGCCTGTCCGGACCAATAGCCGACGAACTGGCGTTGCTCCTCTTCCATGCCGGCCTCGATGCTGCGACGACCGACCACGGCGATCTCCGACTTGGGATCAAGCTCCTCGATTTCCTTGTAGGCGAGGTTGGCCTCGTCCCAGCGGCGTGCCTCGACCATCCGGGCACCAAGGCGCTCTAGAAATGTGAGGCGTTCCCGAGCCCGGTATTTTTCGTGCTCTTGGAACTTCGTGTAGGCGATCCCTCCGCCGGCCAGAGCCAGCAGGAAAATGATAAAAAGGGTGCCGACCAAGCCGCGGGATGCCGGTTTGTCGGCAGGCTGGGAGTGCTCGAACTCCTGCTCTGCGAGCGAGTCGTCCACAGGCGGCTCGGGCTCGGGGCCGGACTCTTTCTTCTTTTGCTCCGGCTCCGGCTTTTCCTCCTCCGCCTTCCCGTTTTTTGGTTCGGGGAATGCGGGTGCCTCGGAGCCTTTGGCGGCAAGCATCCATTCGTTACGCTTCGTGACTTCCGGATCCTCTTTCTCCATGTCCTCCCGTATGGCGGCGAGGGCGCGGTCGAAGTCGATCAGGCCGTCCTGGTAGCGGAGGGCGATCGTTTCATTGGGAGCGGTCCGCACCAGCTCCGCGATCCGTTCGCGGGCTGCGGCAAACTCGGTCATGTGAGTCTGCGGGTCTTCGTCAGGATTTAGTCCGAGTATGCGCCGTGCCTCCTCCAGGGTCATGCCGGGACGGCTGTAGCAGTCCAGAGGCTCGGGGGAAAGGTCGCTTTACGGAAAAACCCTAACAAGGTCGCCTAGATACCGTAGCCCTGAGCCAGAGGCATCTGCCGGCCGGTGCCGAAGGCCTTGGTCGTCACGCGCAGGCCGGGAGCGGCTTGGCGGCGCTTCCATTCGTTCTGGTCCACCCGGCGCTGCACCCAGCGTACGGTGGCCTCGTCGTAACCCTGCGCGACGATTTCCTCCGCGGCCAATTGGCGCTCCACATAGAGCTCCAGGATGCCATCCAGCGCTGGATAGGGGGGCAGGGTGTCCTGGTCCTTCTGGTCCGGGCGCAGTTCAGCGCTCGGCGGTTTCTCCATAATGTTCCGGGGGATAATTTCACGTTCCCGGTTGAGCCAGTGGCAGAGGTCGAAGACACGAGTTTTCGGAACATCCGAAATGACCGCCAATCCGCCGCACATGTCGCCATAGATGGTGCAATAGCCTACGGCGAGCTCGCTTTTGTTTCCGGTGCTCAGCAGCAGATGACCTTCCTTGTTCGCGAGTGCCATGAGTAGGAGTCCGCGAATCCGGGCTTGCATGTTCTCCTCGGTGACATCGGGCGATAGGCTCAGGAACAAAGGCGCCATGGCGGATTTCACCGCCCCGAAGATCCCTTCGATCGGGATGGTGTCGCAACGGATGCCGAGATTCTCCGCCAAAGCCTCCGAATCCGTCACGCTGCCGGGTGACGAGTAGCCGCTGGGGAGGGTGAGGCCGTGGACATTCTCCGGTCCCAAGGCCGCGGCGGCGATGACGGCAACCAAGGCCGAGTCGATCCCGCCGCTGAGGCCGAGACAGGCGCTGCGGAAGCCGCACTTCCACGCGTAGTCCCGGAGTCCCAGCACCAGCGCATGGAAGACCTGCTCCTCCGCCCCGAGGATTTCCAAGGGAGCTTCGTCGGCAGGCAGGGCGTCCAGATCCACGGTCAGGCATGCGGATTCGAAGCCTTTCATTTGCACGACGATCTTTCCGTCCGGCGAAGCGACAAGGGAATGGCCGTCGAAAACCAGCTCGTCTTGAGCTCCCGCAGCATTGGCGAAGACCACGGGGACGCCGGCTTTCTTCGCCAAGTCCGTCATGAGCCCCCGGCGAAGACCGGGTTTGCCAAGATGGAAAGGGGATGCGGATAAATTCAGCAAGATATCGATGCCTGCGTCACATAACTCTTTCACCGGATCCCTGTCATAAAGCGGCCGCTCCTGATATCCTTCGATCCAAATATCCTCGCAAATGGTGATACCAAGGCGGGATCCATTCCACAGGATCGGCTCACATCGCTCGCCGGGCTCGAAATAGCGCCGTTCGTCAAAGACATCGTAAGCGGGCAGCAGGGTTTTCCAGCGCTTCTCCGCGACTTCTCCGTGATGCAGGAAAGCCGCGGCATTGCGGAAGGGCTTGCCGGGTTTTCCGCTATCATGGTGGTCGAGATAGCCGACCAGAAGTGGGACATCCTTCACCTCCCCGGCGAGATAGTCCAAGGCCTGAAGACACTTGTCCACGAAGCCGGAACGCAGCACGAGATCACGGGGCGGGTAGCCGACGAGCGACAACTCCGGGGTGATCACGAGATCCGCACCGGCTTCCAAGCACTCGCGGTAGGCTTGGAGCAGCCGTTTCGCGTTGCCGGGGAAATCCCCGATCACCGCATTGATCTGGGCGATGCCGACTTTCATGCGGCGACGGAATCACGACAGCGGATTCTGGAAAATGAGAAAGGCGCGAATCGCAAGTCCCCCCGGAATCACAATTCGCGCCTTATCTGAACCAGTGGCATCCTTGCAGGATGATCGGCCGAAATCCCCCCGGATCGAGAACCGATCAAAAGACCTGCGGGTCTCCCATTGGTCTGGCAGCGGCACCGAAGCGCCGTCGCACGTGGATAAAGTTGCCAGATAATTAGGGTTTGGAAAGAATTAAATGAGGTCAAAATTCGCCATATGCTCCCAAAATCGGTCCTTTACCCTTAATTTTGCGGAATGTTCGCTATTTTGCGCGGTTATTGCCCGCCTTTTACCCCCCGAAAATTGAGAGTCAGACCCTTCGGCTTCCAGTAACGGATCAAATGATACTGTGCCTCAGGGGCGGCTTGAGGGGTTAGAAGGACTATTCCGCGGCGGGTGCGGTGCGGGGATTCGAGCAAAGCTTTGAGTGCTTCCAACCGCTCTGCACCCCCGTGCAGGTGGTAGTGGGCCAGCAAAAGGGCAGTCGCGTAGGTTTGGTAGCGCTCTTCCTCGGGAAGACTTTCCACGAGGCGGATCCAGCCGCGCCCGTCCACCGGAGTGACTTCGTCCACCCGGATCACGGAGATCACCGGGTTCTTCGGGCTCAGCCGGCTTCGGAGGTGTTCGCGAACCGACTTGTCCGGGTCCGCGAAGGAGAAACGTCCACCACCTTCGTGAGCCGTCGCGAAGTATTCCGCCAAGCCTTCGACAAGCCACTGCGGGAGTCCGGCATTCTGGCGGTGCATGCAGAGGTGGACGAGTTCATGGACCACGATGTCTTCGTCGTAGTTCGGTGGGAGCTGGGATTTCGCGGGGTTCCGTGGATCGGCCAGGAAATCGCCGCGGACCAGTACCAGCGCTTTTCGGGCGATGTAAAAGCCCGCGCTGCCGTGGGCACCGCCGGCTCTCACGTAGTCGGCGGCATTGGCATAGATCGCGATACGGGAACGCTGGCCTTCCGGCGGGGCGAAGAGGGGAAGCGGGTGGCTTTTCAGGACGAGTGCCGTGGTGTCCGCCACTTGGGCGAGCCGGAGGAGCTGGTTCCGCGGCAGCTCCATGTCGGAATCGATCCGGAAGAAGCGTGTATGCCACACGCGGCGGCCCTCTTCGTCTGCCTGCTGCTCCAAGGTCGCCGGCTGGGGCGTGAACTCCCGAGGCATCGGCGCGGCGGCGGCGAGGAGGGGAAGCAGAAACAGGAAGAGAAGCGTGCGCATCAACCGGGTCTCCATAGAGGATTATCAGGGATTCCACATTCGGAAATTCTGCATTCGTCATTCCCCGTTTGCCGGGGTAGCGGTGAGCCCGTGGAACCCGACTGGCTGAAAACCCTCCGCACGCAACTCGACACTCGCAATGACCCGTGGGTCGTGCTGGAGGGCCAGAAGAGCGTCGAAGCGGCGATCGCCGGTTGGTGGGAAGTCCCCGGGGTGCTGGTGGCCGAGGATCATCCATGGGAAGCGCCGGTATGGTCCGGGCTGGAGTTGCTGCGCAGGGGGAGGAACGAAATGGATGATCTCGCTGATCCGTCGACCCACGAGGGGGTGCTCGGTCTTGCCAAGCTGCCGAATGAAACCGGGGATGTGGCTGCCTTCATGAAGGGCCTCGAGCCCGAGGCGCTGCTGGTGGTGTGTCCCAGGCTGGATGACCCGGCGTTGATCGGGGAGATCGTGCGCGGGGCGGATGCCTTCGATGCGGCGGGCGTGATCTTCGGAGCGGAAGGGATGTCGCCCTTTGAACCCGAAGCCGTGCGTGCCTCAGGGAGCACGGTCTTCAAACTGCCGGTCCGTATTGCGGATGGCGGGATGGTCTTGCGTTGTCTTTTGACGGCAGGATTTCAATTGATCGGTTTGGATGACTCGGCGGATGCGATGCCAGCTTCGAATCTTCCGGATCTGGCTTCGCGTCGCGCGCTGATCCTCGGCGAAGAAGATGGCAGGTTGGGACGATTTTGGAGGAAGGCCTGCAACCTGCGCGTGCGTGGGGATGCGGATACCGTTCTGAGTCATCTGGCACTCTAACAGGTAGTCCGGGCCATGAGTATCTGGAGTACCTTTTATGCGGGAGACAGTACCTTGATCGAATCCTCGATTAGACGGGAAGAGACGCGAATCGAAGGGGCGGAGGAATTCGATCTATCGGGAGGGCTTTCCTGCCCCTCTTTCATGCCGGAAGACTTTGCGAAGCTGCTGTGTGAGGGACCCGGGGGATATTGGGATTTAGGGCAGGAGAATCTGTTGGTTGAGGCTGAGCGAGGACTTTATCGGATGCCTGACTCAGAATGTGATCGCTTGATCGCAGTAAGCGGAGGCCAGATAAAGGAATTCTCCCTGAAGTGGAATGAAGAGCGCCGTGAACAGCTGGGGAAACCGTCGCGCCGCAGGGAACTCCCAGCCTTTTGGAAGATCGGGATTGGAATCTCGTTTGGACTCATGGCCGCAATCTTGCCCCGTTCATCGACACCGGGCTTGGTGATCCTGTTGATATGGTTCCTCTGCTTCTCGGCATTGGCTGTGTTTCGTGCGAAAGCCAAGCGGGCGAGCGAGATCCGCAGGGCGCAGCGGCGAAATATCGACATCGACTGGTCACCCCAACTCGAGGGGCTGAAGGACTTTCTTAAATCCGCGCGTCAGCAAGGCTTGCCAGTCTACTATTTCTGGTCGCTGTGAGATGATCCCGTTAAGAAGTGGATCCACCTTCGAATTTGCGCGCAGGATGTAGATACGGTGCCAAACCTTCGGCTCTCCAACCGGCTCCGGAAAATTCATTCTGAGGGATCACGGCGTGAGCACCTTGTAAAAGCGCTGCCGGAGACCTTCCGCCTCCGCGTCCAGGAGGGTGAA
This portion of the Luteolibacter luteus genome encodes:
- a CDS encoding right-handed parallel beta-helix repeat-containing protein, with protein sequence MTEFAAARERIAELVRTAPNETIALRYQDGLIDFDRALAAIREDMEKEDPEVTKRNEWMLAAKGSEAPAFPEPKNGKAEEEKPEPEQKKKESGPEPEPPVDDSLAEQEFEHSQPADKPASRGLVGTLFIIFLLALAGGGIAYTKFQEHEKYRARERLTFLERLGARMVEARRWDEANLAYKEIEELDPKSEIAVVGRRSIEAGMEEEQRQFVGYWSGQALAEFEAGRLDEAAAAAQKVLDRYPGQKEVTELFNKIEQSRSTAAREALVAATTAAIQKRRWDDAEAKAAQLASAFPGDPEGNVLLSEIRAGREKEAREKARAQELFAAAKGRDQGTFDGEAMEWLREATALAPDDSEIAALYKKMTSYTRTLQVPGDFSTLNEAIAAARDRDRISVGEGTWTGPIIVDKAITLEGAGRDKTIVEVEAVTSTAATFGRKSSGTQVSGITFRHRGFDPGLNRFSALLIRGAEVVLSDCRVADSAGHGLAVMEAGRVSATRCLFENNGWDGVAVRGAGSRVELSECEATGNFGHGFDLWEGGTGAIHNSVARDNSGNGILVDTNGDNVVLGNNDLRGNREYGIVAFAGVSGRIHGNQCRENLLGGMAVRFAAERLAFENNKLEKNLGPGLALEQGLKETSFATNSATGNSGGKNTVTNADFSSGE
- a CDS encoding NAD+ synthase; the encoded protein is MKVGIAQINAVIGDFPGNAKRLLQAYRECLEAGADLVITPELSLVGYPPRDLVLRSGFVDKCLQALDYLAGEVKDVPLLVGYLDHHDSGKPGKPFRNAAAFLHHGEVAEKRWKTLLPAYDVFDERRYFEPGERCEPILWNGSRLGITICEDIWIEGYQERPLYDRDPVKELCDAGIDILLNLSASPFHLGKPGLRRGLMTDLAKKAGVPVVFANAAGAQDELVFDGHSLVASPDGKIVVQMKGFESACLTVDLDALPADEAPLEILGAEEQVFHALVLGLRDYAWKCGFRSACLGLSGGIDSALVAVIAAAALGPENVHGLTLPSGYSSPGSVTDSEALAENLGIRCDTIPIEGIFGAVKSAMAPLFLSLSPDVTEENMQARIRGLLLMALANKEGHLLLSTGNKSELAVGYCTIYGDMCGGLAVISDVPKTRVFDLCHWLNREREIIPRNIMEKPPSAELRPDQKDQDTLPPYPALDGILELYVERQLAAEEIVAQGYDEATVRWVQRRVDQNEWKRRQAAPGLRVTTKAFGTGRQMPLAQGYGI
- a CDS encoding TrmH family RNA methyltransferase — encoded protein: MEPDWLKTLRTQLDTRNDPWVVLEGQKSVEAAIAGWWEVPGVLVAEDHPWEAPVWSGLELLRRGRNEMDDLADPSTHEGVLGLAKLPNETGDVAAFMKGLEPEALLVVCPRLDDPALIGEIVRGADAFDAAGVIFGAEGMSPFEPEAVRASGSTVFKLPVRIADGGMVLRCLLTAGFQLIGLDDSADAMPASNLPDLASRRALILGEEDGRLGRFWRKACNLRVRGDADTVLSHLAL